The following are encoded together in the Actinoplanes sp. N902-109 genome:
- the dhaK gene encoding dihydroxyacetone kinase subunit DhaK, whose translation MNKLINDPVSVVTDALHGIAAAHPDLRVDHENRFVCRGDAPVRGKVGLVSGGGSGHEPLHGGFVGPGMLDAACAGEIFTSPVPGQMVEATKAVDGGAGVLHIVKNYTGDVLNFEMAAEIAEAETGVTVTPVIVDDDVAVQDSLYTAGRRGVGTTVLLEKIAGAAAEQGRDLAAVADIARKVNANGRSMGVALTSCTVPAAGKPTFDLPDGQMEVGIGIHGEPGRRRVPVAPAAEIADLLVSPILADLDLTGGAGVIAFVNGMGATPLIELYVMFAEVSRILQRAGVGVARSLVGPYITSLDMAGCSVTLLKADDEILRLWDAPVRTPGLRWGM comes from the coding sequence ATGAACAAGCTCATCAACGACCCCGTCTCCGTCGTCACCGACGCTCTGCACGGCATCGCCGCCGCCCATCCGGATCTTCGGGTGGATCATGAGAACAGGTTCGTGTGCCGGGGCGACGCGCCGGTGCGGGGCAAGGTCGGCCTGGTCTCCGGCGGCGGTTCCGGGCACGAGCCGCTGCACGGCGGGTTCGTCGGACCGGGAATGCTCGACGCGGCGTGCGCCGGCGAGATCTTCACGTCCCCGGTGCCGGGTCAGATGGTCGAGGCCACCAAGGCTGTCGACGGCGGCGCCGGGGTGTTGCACATCGTCAAGAACTACACCGGCGACGTGCTGAACTTCGAGATGGCCGCGGAGATCGCCGAGGCCGAGACCGGGGTGACCGTCACCCCGGTGATCGTCGACGACGACGTCGCGGTGCAGGACAGCCTCTACACGGCCGGGCGGCGCGGGGTGGGCACCACCGTGCTGCTCGAGAAGATCGCCGGGGCCGCCGCCGAGCAGGGCCGCGACCTGGCCGCGGTGGCTGACATCGCCCGCAAGGTCAACGCGAACGGGCGCAGCATGGGCGTGGCGCTCACCTCGTGCACCGTCCCGGCCGCCGGCAAGCCCACGTTCGACCTGCCGGACGGGCAGATGGAGGTCGGCATCGGCATCCACGGCGAGCCGGGGCGGCGGCGGGTGCCGGTCGCGCCGGCCGCGGAGATCGCCGACCTGCTGGTCAGCCCGATCCTCGCCGACCTGGACCTCACCGGCGGCGCCGGGGTGATCGCGTTCGTCAACGGCATGGGCGCCACCCCGCTGATCGAGCTGTACGTGATGTTCGCCGAGGTCAGCCGGATCCTGCAGCGAGCCGGCGTGGGCGTGGCCCGCTCGCTGGTCGGCCCGTACATCACCAGCCTGGACATGGCCGGGTGCTCGGTGACGCTGCTGAAGGCCGACGACGAGATCCTGCGGTTGTGGGACGCTCCGGTCCGTACCCCCGGTCTGCGCTGGGGGATGTGA
- a CDS encoding SigB/SigF/SigG family RNA polymerase sigma factor codes for MAAAHPQNAAREDLDEIATAYVRCSATAGQSRRAVLRNEVITGLLPFADRLARRYRLRGEPLDDLEQVARMGLVKAIDRYDPERGSFTAFAVITINGEIKRHFRDRTWSLHVTRRLQDQSLEVKSATELLSQRMSREPTTAELAGHLNMSEEDVRRARQGAADHTALSLAMPVGDDDEQELGDLVGMRDASIESLADRMTVTRLVRRLPARVQRIIGLRFYGNLTQAEIAEQLGISQMHVSRLLGQALSWLRAAMLSDVPPPWTGMVPDDDYTKLWIRLRHTAAGATVLVSGEIDRDNAAQARLRLREAIAQAPGYGLVVDLTRLPLVDAAGAAVLRDMAMAARLASVPLAITGLQPQVRRVLSVLGVDLDSVARRP; via the coding sequence ATGGCCGCCGCTCACCCGCAGAACGCAGCGCGCGAGGACCTCGACGAGATCGCCACGGCGTACGTCAGGTGCAGCGCCACAGCCGGTCAGTCCCGGCGGGCCGTGCTGCGCAACGAGGTCATCACCGGGCTGCTGCCGTTCGCCGACCGGCTGGCCCGCCGCTACCGGCTGCGCGGCGAGCCCCTCGACGATCTCGAGCAGGTCGCCCGGATGGGTCTGGTCAAGGCGATCGACCGGTACGACCCGGAGCGCGGCTCGTTCACCGCGTTCGCCGTGATCACCATCAACGGCGAAATCAAGCGGCACTTCCGCGACCGCACGTGGAGCCTGCACGTCACCCGGCGGCTGCAGGACCAGTCGCTGGAGGTCAAGTCCGCCACCGAGCTGCTCAGCCAGCGGATGTCCCGCGAGCCGACCACCGCCGAGCTGGCCGGGCACCTCAACATGAGCGAGGAGGACGTGCGCCGGGCCCGGCAGGGCGCCGCCGACCACACCGCGCTGTCGCTGGCCATGCCGGTCGGCGACGACGACGAGCAGGAACTCGGCGACCTGGTCGGCATGCGCGACGCCTCGATCGAGTCCCTGGCCGACCGGATGACCGTCACCCGGCTGGTGCGCCGGTTGCCGGCCCGGGTCCAGCGGATCATCGGCCTGCGCTTCTACGGCAACCTGACCCAGGCCGAGATCGCCGAGCAGCTGGGCATCTCGCAGATGCACGTGTCACGGCTGCTGGGCCAGGCGCTGAGCTGGCTGCGCGCGGCCATGCTGAGCGACGTCCCGCCACCGTGGACCGGCATGGTCCCCGACGACGACTACACCAAGCTGTGGATCCGGTTGCGGCACACCGCCGCGGGCGCGACGGTGCTGGTCTCCGGCGAGATCGACCGGGACAACGCCGCCCAGGCCCGGCTGCGGCTGCGCGAGGCGATCGCCCAGGCCCCCGGGTACGGTCTGGTGGTCGACCTGACCCGGCTGCCCCTGGTGGACGCGGCCGGCGCAGCGGTGCTGCGCGACATGGCGATGGCCGCCCGGCTGGCTTCCGTGCCGCTGGCGATCACCGGCCTGCAGCCCCAGGTCAGACGGGTGCTGTCGGTGCTGGGAGTGGATCTGGACAGCGTCGCACGGCGTCCTTGA
- the dhaL gene encoding dihydroxyacetone kinase subunit DhaL: protein MDTAALTAWMREFARLISAGTVLLTDLDSAIGDGDHGFNMDRGMTAVTAALDAQPPDTPSALFKLVGMTLISKVGGASGPLYGTAFLRMAAAAGATVEPAGLATILRAGLDGVIARGKAEPGDKTMVDTLTPAVEALESALAAARPLPEALRAAVTAAEQGRDATIPMVARKGRASYLGERSAGHADPGATSAAMLLTAAATALSGQD, encoded by the coding sequence GTGGACACCGCCGCCCTCACCGCGTGGATGCGCGAGTTCGCCCGCTTGATCTCGGCCGGCACGGTGCTGCTGACCGACCTGGACTCGGCGATCGGCGACGGCGACCACGGCTTCAACATGGACCGTGGCATGACCGCCGTGACAGCCGCGCTGGACGCCCAGCCCCCGGACACCCCGTCGGCGCTGTTCAAACTGGTCGGCATGACGCTGATCAGCAAGGTCGGCGGGGCGAGCGGCCCGCTGTACGGCACCGCGTTCCTGCGCATGGCCGCCGCGGCCGGAGCCACCGTCGAACCGGCCGGCCTCGCCACGATCCTGCGCGCCGGCCTCGACGGCGTGATCGCCAGGGGTAAGGCGGAGCCCGGCGACAAGACCATGGTGGACACGCTCACCCCAGCCGTCGAGGCACTGGAATCCGCCCTGGCCGCCGCCCGCCCGCTGCCGGAAGCGCTCCGGGCCGCCGTCACCGCGGCCGAGCAGGGCCGCGACGCCACGATCCCGATGGTCGCGCGCAAGGGCCGCGCCAGCTACCTCGGCGAACGCAGCGCCGGCCACGCCGACCCCGGTGCCACCTCGGCGGCCATGCTGCTCACCGCGGCCGCGACCGCCCTGTCCGGCCAGGACTGA
- the ptsP gene encoding phosphoenolpyruvate--protein phosphotransferase, giving the protein MAGVGGVAEAAGAAGAEEVVGVAGAAERVGSLGEVAAAVPGKSVGGTPAAPGVGVGPKRELRRAAVVVPVEESRGAAVETARMQDALAAARREIGRQRGEIFRAHLALLDDDAILAEVWGRIAGGATAPEAWVAATGRVAGEFAALADPYLRERGADVRAVADQVARVLLGLPRGAVSGDGVVFAEELTPAEAAGLDAGRVAGVVQRAGSPTSHATIVLRGRGIPAVVGWPGPDVAEGTPVALDGSTGEVVVDPPPGVLRRFEERAAAARAEQRASVARAGAAAVTRGGVPVAVGANVGSVGDARVAAANGADLAGLVRTEFLFLGRDSAPDVDEQVSVYLSIAEALGGRRITLRTLDVGGDKPLPYVPMAAEANPFLGVRGIRHSLAHRELFAAQLRAIVEVARRTPVSVMFPMVTSVDELVAARRVLDEAGGVVPGLRVGIMIEVPAAALTAARFTPYVDFVSVGTNDLTQYTLAAERGNPALAGLAGARDPAVLRLIGAVCREIGTGVTVAVCGELAADGTAVPELLGLGVRELSVAPPRVPAVKDAVRRCPDPLPAPTAPV; this is encoded by the coding sequence GTGGCAGGTGTTGGGGGAGTCGCGGAAGCTGCGGGTGCGGCGGGAGCTGAGGAAGTCGTAGGTGTCGCGGGAGCTGCCGAAAGAGTGGGGTCCCTGGGGGAGGTGGCTGCGGCCGTACCGGGAAAGAGCGTGGGTGGGACGCCGGCCGCGCCCGGGGTGGGGGTGGGGCCGAAGCGGGAGTTGCGGCGTGCGGCGGTGGTGGTGCCGGTTGAGGAGTCGCGGGGCGCCGCAGTGGAAACCGCTCGCATGCAGGATGCATTAGCGGCGGCCCGGCGGGAGATCGGGCGGCAGCGGGGTGAGATCTTCCGGGCGCATCTGGCGTTGCTCGATGACGACGCGATTCTGGCCGAGGTGTGGGGGCGTATCGCCGGCGGGGCGACCGCGCCGGAGGCGTGGGTGGCGGCTACCGGGCGGGTTGCGGGGGAGTTCGCGGCGCTCGCCGATCCGTACCTGCGGGAGCGGGGGGCTGATGTGCGGGCGGTTGCCGATCAGGTGGCGCGCGTGTTGCTGGGCCTTCCGCGGGGTGCCGTGAGCGGGGACGGCGTGGTTTTCGCCGAGGAGCTGACGCCCGCGGAGGCCGCGGGGCTGGATGCCGGGCGGGTGGCCGGGGTGGTGCAGCGGGCCGGGAGTCCGACCTCGCACGCCACCATCGTGCTGCGGGGACGGGGGATTCCGGCGGTGGTCGGCTGGCCGGGGCCGGACGTTGCCGAGGGTACGCCGGTTGCGCTGGACGGCAGCACCGGCGAGGTCGTCGTGGATCCGCCGCCGGGGGTGCTGCGCCGGTTCGAGGAGCGGGCCGCTGCCGCGCGTGCCGAGCAGCGGGCCTCGGTCGCGCGGGCCGGCGCGGCTGCGGTGACCCGGGGTGGGGTGCCGGTCGCGGTCGGGGCGAATGTCGGGTCGGTCGGGGACGCGCGGGTGGCCGCGGCCAACGGGGCCGACCTGGCCGGGCTGGTCCGCACCGAGTTCCTGTTCCTCGGCCGGGACAGCGCACCCGATGTCGATGAGCAGGTGTCCGTCTACCTGTCGATTGCCGAGGCCCTCGGCGGGCGGCGGATCACGCTGCGCACGCTGGATGTCGGTGGCGACAAGCCGTTGCCGTACGTGCCGATGGCCGCCGAGGCGAACCCGTTCCTGGGGGTACGGGGGATCCGGCACTCGCTCGCGCACCGGGAGCTGTTCGCCGCGCAGTTGCGGGCGATCGTCGAGGTGGCCCGGCGCACGCCGGTCAGCGTGATGTTCCCGATGGTGACGTCGGTCGATGAGCTGGTGGCGGCCCGGCGGGTGCTGGACGAGGCCGGTGGCGTGGTGCCGGGGCTGCGGGTCGGCATCATGATCGAGGTGCCCGCGGCGGCGCTCACGGCGGCCCGCTTCACGCCGTACGTGGATTTCGTCAGCGTCGGCACCAACGACCTGACGCAGTACACGCTCGCCGCCGAACGGGGCAACCCGGCGCTGGCCGGGCTGGCCGGCGCCCGCGACCCGGCGGTGCTGCGGCTGATCGGCGCGGTGTGCCGGGAGATCGGCACCGGGGTGACCGTGGCGGTGTGCGGTGAGCTCGCCGCCGACGGGACCGCGGTGCCGGAGCTGCTCGGGCTGGGCGTACGGGAGCTGAGCGTGGCGCCGCCGCGGGTGCCCGCGGTCAAGGACGCCGTGCGACGCTGTCCAGATCCACTCCCAGCACCGACAGCACCCGTCTGA
- a CDS encoding VOC family protein, translated as MAIPVDDLGAARVFYGTVLGLPEGRSSDHWVDWDLHGHQLVTHVVPGAVRAAGDSEVDGHAVPIPHFGLLLSAEAFHELAERLRAAGTTFLIEPYLRFPGQPGEQWTMFFRDPAGNALEFKAFRDESQVFAK; from the coding sequence ATGGCCATACCCGTCGACGATCTGGGCGCTGCCCGGGTGTTCTACGGGACCGTGCTGGGGTTGCCGGAGGGGCGGTCCAGCGATCACTGGGTCGACTGGGATCTGCACGGGCATCAGCTGGTGACACACGTTGTGCCGGGCGCCGTACGGGCGGCGGGCGACAGCGAGGTGGACGGCCATGCGGTGCCGATCCCGCACTTCGGGTTGCTGCTGAGCGCCGAGGCTTTTCATGAGCTTGCCGAGCGGTTGCGGGCCGCCGGGACGACCTTCCTGATCGAGCCGTACCTGCGGTTCCCGGGGCAGCCGGGGGAGCAGTGGACGATGTTCTTCCGCGATCCGGCCGGCAATGCGCTGGAGTTCAAGGCGTTCCGGGACGAGAGCCAAGTGTTCGCCAAGTGA
- a CDS encoding ABC transporter ATP-binding protein, which yields MSETLITVQDLGRDYGTGERTVHAVRDVSFATGRGELVAVRGRSGAGKTTLLNMIGGLDRPTRGSVTVDGHDVSGASEDSLLELRRSTIGFVFQSFGLIPILSAAENVSVPLRLAGRDPRERDERVGLLLELVGLGAQANQRPYEMSGGQQQRVAVARALANDPPLLIADEPTGQLDSETGRAIMDLLRALVDARGMTALVATHDPTLMDRADRVLTLRDGHLEP from the coding sequence ATGAGTGAAACCCTGATCACCGTCCAGGACCTCGGCCGCGATTACGGTACGGGCGAACGCACGGTCCACGCCGTCCGTGACGTGTCCTTCGCAACCGGCCGCGGCGAACTGGTCGCCGTCCGAGGTCGCTCCGGCGCGGGCAAGACCACCCTGCTCAACATGATCGGCGGCCTGGACCGCCCGACCCGCGGCAGCGTGACGGTCGACGGTCACGACGTCTCCGGGGCGAGCGAGGACAGCCTGCTGGAACTGCGGCGCAGCACCATCGGGTTCGTGTTCCAGTCCTTCGGCCTCATCCCGATCCTCTCGGCGGCGGAGAACGTGAGCGTCCCGCTGCGCCTCGCCGGCCGCGACCCGCGGGAGCGTGACGAGCGGGTGGGTCTGCTGCTCGAACTGGTCGGCCTCGGCGCCCAGGCCAACCAGCGGCCGTACGAGATGTCAGGCGGTCAGCAACAGCGCGTCGCGGTGGCGCGGGCGCTGGCCAACGACCCGCCGCTGCTGATCGCCGACGAGCCGACCGGGCAGCTCGACTCGGAAACCGGGCGGGCCATCATGGACCTGCTGCGCGCCCTGGTCGACGCCCGGGGCATGACCGCGCTGGTAGCCACCCACGACCCCACCCTCATGGACCGGGCCGACCGGGTCCTCACCCTCCGGGACGGCCACCTCGAACCATGA
- a CDS encoding DUF3040 domain-containing protein: MAAEGKGEDSFEDIVANLHREDPGFTAAFQEERRPPGRAPMVIGAVLCLIALAMLAFGGVKGAVLSVLPWLAGMVCVLKGRG, from the coding sequence GTGGCAGCCGAGGGCAAGGGCGAGGACAGCTTCGAGGACATCGTGGCGAACCTGCACCGCGAGGACCCCGGCTTCACCGCGGCGTTCCAGGAGGAGCGCCGCCCGCCCGGCCGCGCCCCCATGGTGATCGGGGCCGTCCTGTGCCTGATCGCCCTGGCCATGCTGGCCTTCGGTGGGGTCAAGGGCGCCGTGCTGTCGGTGCTGCCGTGGCTGGCCGGGATGGTCTGCGTGCTCAAGGGCCGGGGCTGA
- a CDS encoding ABC transporter ATP-binding protein, with product MMTTPDLGELQRRAAERAAARAGGTDRLRGHIVCDGLVRIFKTEGVEVFALQGLDLVIDRGELIAVVGASGSGKSTMLNILSGLDVPTAGIARVAGNDLLTMTTKSRLNYRRKVVGFVWQQTARNLLPYLTARENVELPMGLAGKVHRKRAMELLEMAGVAHCADRRPGAMSGGEQQRTAVAVAVANDPEVLFADEPTGELDEATAADVFGALRTINAELGVTIVVVTHDHAVAGQVRRTVAIRDGRTASEVRRSARTGADGEQEIVSQEYAVLDRAGRMQLPAGFVDALSLRDRVKLTLENDHVQVRPGDE from the coding sequence ATGATGACCACACCTGATCTGGGGGAGTTGCAGCGCCGGGCGGCCGAGCGGGCCGCCGCGCGGGCCGGTGGCACCGATCGGCTGCGCGGACACATCGTCTGCGACGGGCTGGTGCGCATCTTCAAGACCGAGGGCGTGGAGGTGTTCGCCCTGCAGGGGCTCGACCTGGTGATCGACCGGGGTGAGCTGATCGCGGTGGTGGGCGCGTCCGGGTCGGGCAAGTCCACGATGCTCAACATCCTGTCCGGGCTGGACGTGCCGACCGCGGGGATCGCCCGGGTGGCCGGCAACGACCTGCTGACGATGACGACGAAGAGCCGGCTCAACTACCGGCGCAAGGTCGTCGGATTCGTGTGGCAGCAGACGGCGCGCAACCTGCTGCCGTACCTGACCGCCCGGGAGAACGTCGAACTGCCGATGGGCCTGGCCGGCAAGGTGCACCGCAAACGGGCGATGGAGCTGCTGGAGATGGCCGGGGTGGCGCACTGCGCGGACCGGCGCCCGGGGGCGATGAGCGGTGGTGAACAGCAGCGCACGGCCGTGGCGGTGGCAGTGGCCAACGACCCGGAGGTGTTGTTCGCCGACGAGCCGACCGGCGAGCTGGACGAGGCCACGGCGGCGGACGTGTTCGGTGCGCTGCGCACGATCAACGCGGAACTGGGGGTGACGATCGTGGTGGTCACCCACGACCACGCGGTGGCCGGTCAGGTGCGCCGGACGGTGGCGATCCGCGACGGGCGCACCGCGTCGGAGGTCCGCCGCAGCGCGCGCACCGGCGCGGACGGCGAGCAGGAGATCGTGTCGCAGGAGTACGCCGTGCTCGACCGCGCCGGGCGCATGCAGCTGCCCGCCGGGTTCGTCGATGCGTTGAGCCTGCGCGACCGCGTCAAGCTGACCCTGGAGAACGATCACGTGCAGGTGCGGCCCGGCGATGAGTGA
- a CDS encoding FtsX-like permease family protein, protein MSGLARRIRAYAGNLALLAALTLVAALLIGGLPRLANGYTDRGLRSDLGRLPSSTRDLTYTASPAVVSRTDPGSGDGALTDIRRLLPAPLPGLIEDGWFSAQVPLDGSLVSGPAPFQQFCRPSVTVRYQNGVADAVRMVDGRLPKASDATETIISAATARATGIRVGTELTVQQAVLPLRVVGIFEPLRPTAPYWDTMPLTRVSCSDGSFTWNAVMLSDVDGVRQLGRATGTMEYTWRYRVAVQRLRAPDIGPLTTAVVLSRRTPPREGVPLTTTLDKSLQTFAGQVRSSAATVAIVEAGLIATMLGLIVLAALLMTARRHEEFTLLRARGAGGGAVLRRTLAETLAVVVPAVLAGRLLAGLLPGRAPGAELLLLALLLVVAAGVAPVVASRDGSGGGPGRRSALRRLTAEVFVVLLAVLGVLLARRRGLPAETDPFLAAVPVLLGAAGGLVVVRLLPWPLRQAVRLAGRTRGLVGFLGLARSGRGAPLAAGPVAVLIVAVATGVFTAAVRTTVSDARDRAADQAIAADATVTGFGFSTGTTKRLTGVPGVAAAVPLMTASGVELTSVRGATTQAQLLVVDGRAADDVLSRSGSALRMPAALGTTATTGPIPAVVSPATAAAIGPGGVVVVQGRRYEFRVAAVAASLPGLDGDARQFVALPWQALAVPAFQPLVPTRYLLAGDGFDPGAVRRAADDGQREYYLALLRRTIDPNATDVPDEQLPRPATVTTWQQQRAALDDTGVNGLLGFVFTAGAAGAAALALLAIGLAVLAGAAARGRALSRLRTLGLSGRQGRNLLLVELGPPLAVAFLAGVAIGWLLPHLLGPVLGLDAFTAGMPAHVGVDAWLPVQALALLLAGLIVAVAVELTAHRRMQLGESLRLGEGE, encoded by the coding sequence GTGAGCGGCCTCGCACGCCGGATCCGGGCGTACGCCGGCAACCTGGCCCTGCTCGCCGCGCTGACCCTGGTGGCGGCGCTGCTGATCGGCGGGCTGCCCCGGCTGGCCAACGGGTACACCGACCGTGGCCTGCGCAGCGACCTGGGCAGACTGCCGTCGAGCACCCGCGACCTGACCTACACCGCGTCGCCCGCGGTGGTCAGCCGCACCGACCCCGGCTCGGGTGACGGCGCGCTGACCGACATCCGCCGCCTGCTGCCCGCGCCGCTGCCCGGGCTGATCGAGGACGGCTGGTTCTCGGCCCAGGTCCCGCTGGACGGCAGCCTGGTGTCCGGGCCCGCGCCGTTCCAGCAGTTCTGCCGCCCCTCGGTGACCGTGCGCTACCAGAATGGCGTGGCCGATGCCGTGCGGATGGTCGACGGCCGGCTGCCGAAGGCGAGCGACGCCACCGAGACGATCATCTCGGCGGCGACCGCGCGGGCCACCGGGATCCGGGTCGGCACCGAGCTGACCGTCCAGCAAGCGGTCCTGCCGCTGCGGGTGGTCGGCATCTTCGAGCCGTTGCGGCCCACCGCGCCGTACTGGGACACCATGCCGCTGACCCGGGTGTCCTGCAGCGACGGCAGCTTCACCTGGAACGCGGTCATGCTCTCCGATGTGGACGGCGTACGGCAGCTGGGCCGGGCCACCGGGACCATGGAGTACACCTGGCGCTACCGCGTCGCCGTACAGCGGCTGCGGGCTCCCGACATCGGCCCGCTGACCACCGCCGTGGTGCTCAGCCGCCGCACCCCGCCGCGGGAGGGGGTGCCGCTGACCACCACGCTCGACAAGTCCCTGCAGACCTTCGCCGGGCAGGTGCGCAGCTCCGCGGCCACGGTGGCCATCGTCGAGGCGGGTCTGATCGCCACGATGCTCGGCCTGATCGTGCTCGCCGCGCTGCTGATGACCGCCCGCCGGCACGAGGAGTTCACTCTGCTGCGGGCCCGGGGGGCCGGCGGCGGTGCGGTGCTCCGGCGGACGCTGGCCGAAACCCTCGCCGTGGTCGTGCCCGCCGTCCTGGCAGGCCGGCTGCTCGCGGGGCTGCTGCCGGGCCGTGCCCCCGGGGCGGAGCTGCTGTTGCTGGCCCTGCTGCTCGTCGTCGCGGCCGGCGTTGCGCCGGTGGTGGCCTCCCGGGACGGCAGCGGCGGAGGGCCGGGCCGGCGGAGTGCGCTGCGCCGGTTGACCGCCGAGGTGTTCGTGGTGCTGCTGGCGGTGCTCGGGGTGCTGCTCGCCCGGCGGCGGGGTCTGCCGGCCGAGACCGACCCGTTCCTGGCGGCGGTGCCGGTCCTGCTCGGTGCTGCGGGTGGACTTGTGGTCGTACGGCTGCTTCCGTGGCCGTTGCGGCAAGCGGTCCGCCTCGCCGGGCGCACCCGGGGGTTGGTCGGGTTCCTCGGCCTGGCGCGGTCGGGACGCGGTGCGCCGCTGGCCGCCGGCCCGGTCGCGGTGCTGATCGTGGCGGTGGCGACCGGAGTGTTCACCGCGGCCGTGCGCACCACCGTCAGCGACGCCCGCGACCGGGCTGCCGACCAGGCGATCGCCGCGGATGCCACGGTCACCGGCTTCGGCTTCTCGACCGGCACCACGAAACGGCTCACCGGCGTGCCCGGGGTCGCCGCGGCGGTCCCGCTGATGACCGCGTCGGGCGTCGAGCTGACCTCCGTACGCGGCGCGACCACCCAGGCCCAGCTGCTCGTGGTCGACGGCCGCGCGGCCGACGACGTGCTCAGCCGCAGCGGTTCGGCCCTGCGCATGCCGGCCGCGCTGGGCACCACGGCCACCACCGGCCCGATCCCCGCAGTGGTCTCCCCGGCAACCGCGGCGGCGATCGGCCCCGGCGGTGTCGTGGTCGTGCAGGGCCGCCGCTACGAGTTCCGGGTCGCCGCCGTCGCCGCGAGCCTGCCCGGCCTCGACGGCGACGCCCGCCAGTTCGTCGCGCTGCCCTGGCAGGCGCTGGCCGTGCCGGCGTTCCAGCCGCTGGTGCCCACCCGCTACCTGCTGGCCGGCGACGGGTTCGACCCCGGAGCCGTCCGCCGGGCCGCCGACGACGGGCAGCGCGAGTACTACCTGGCCCTGCTCCGGCGCACGATCGACCCGAACGCCACCGACGTGCCCGACGAGCAGCTGCCCAGGCCGGCCACGGTGACCACCTGGCAGCAGCAGCGGGCCGCGCTCGACGACACCGGGGTCAACGGCCTGCTCGGGTTCGTGTTCACCGCCGGTGCCGCCGGTGCGGCAGCCCTGGCGCTGCTCGCCATCGGCCTGGCGGTGCTGGCCGGGGCGGCCGCCCGGGGCCGGGCGCTGTCCCGGCTGCGCACCCTCGGCCTGTCCGGGCGGCAGGGCCGCAACCTGCTGCTCGTCGAGCTGGGCCCGCCGCTGGCGGTGGCGTTCCTGGCCGGCGTCGCGATCGGGTGGCTGCTGCCGCACCTGCTCGGCCCGGTGCTGGGCCTCGACGCCTTCACCGCCGGGATGCCCGCGCACGTCGGCGTGGACGCCTGGCTGCCGGTGCAGGCGCTGGCCCTGCTGCTGGCCGGGCTGATCGTGGCGGTGGCGGTGGAGCTGACCGCGCACCGCAGGATGCAGCTCGGCGAGTCCTTGCGCTTGGGAGAGGGGGAATGA
- a CDS encoding GAF and ANTAR domain-containing protein, which translates to MTQPYAALLDALLDDPDAVTFLRRVVRIAADDVLPGAACAGLMRTGAREWVTAASDQLAARADEIGYGADEGPCLDAIAGGSVVAVGNLGQDGRWPAFRPYAMVVGVSSLLAVPLRAEPRMAAALMVCSGQPDSFTGARRDSFEAFAARCAGGLAQLQRITDLVDIEVQLRQALDSRGIIDQAIGIVMAQQRCAADTALGLLRAASQRTNRKLRELSTDIVTRVGGQSPCPPTPFQIRSHVTSSPRPGRTPFR; encoded by the coding sequence ATGACGCAACCGTACGCAGCCCTGCTCGATGCCTTGCTCGACGACCCGGACGCGGTGACGTTCCTGCGCCGGGTCGTTCGGATCGCCGCCGACGACGTGCTGCCGGGTGCGGCGTGCGCGGGGCTGATGCGCACCGGCGCGCGGGAGTGGGTGACCGCGGCCAGCGACCAGCTGGCCGCCCGGGCCGACGAGATCGGTTACGGCGCGGACGAGGGACCCTGCCTCGACGCGATCGCCGGAGGATCGGTGGTTGCCGTCGGCAATCTCGGACAGGACGGACGGTGGCCGGCCTTCCGGCCGTACGCGATGGTGGTGGGGGTTTCCAGCCTGCTGGCGGTGCCGCTGCGGGCCGAGCCACGCATGGCGGCCGCATTGATGGTCTGTTCCGGACAGCCGGATTCTTTCACCGGCGCTCGCCGGGACAGTTTCGAGGCGTTCGCCGCGCGCTGCGCGGGCGGACTGGCCCAGCTGCAGCGGATCACCGACCTGGTCGACATCGAGGTCCAGCTGCGTCAGGCGCTGGACTCGCGCGGCATCATCGACCAGGCCATCGGCATCGTGATGGCGCAGCAGCGGTGCGCCGCGGACACGGCGCTGGGGCTGCTCCGCGCCGCCTCCCAGCGCACCAACCGCAAGCTGCGCGAGCTGTCCACCGACATCGTGACCCGGGTGGGCGGTCAGTCCCCCTGCCCGCCGACCCCGTTCCAGATCCGGTCTCACGTCACCAGCAGCCCCAGGCCCGGCCGTACCCCGTTCAGGTGA